Within Equus przewalskii isolate Varuska chromosome 9, EquPr2, whole genome shotgun sequence, the genomic segment TAGGCAGGGGAGAGAACAGTCAGTGTGAATTAGGCTGGTGGTTCTGTCCAGAGGGGGACACGAAGGGGACAGAACATCTTGGAGGCCCTAGAACTGGATCCTTTTTGTGTGTGACTGTTTGGTCTTACTAGGAGTTGGCTTAGCAATTAGGATGGCTGCAACAGAGGAAAATCTGGCTTTTTCCCAGTTTGCCCAGGTCAGAAGTATTCTTTCCATTGAGTGGCTGCATTGGGTCAGGAAGGGTAAGGAAACCAATTTTCCTTATGAGTTCGGTGGAAACAAAGGTAATAATGGAACAGAGTGGTGTATCCTCTGTCACAGTTCCTGAACTGGGGGAGAAAGGCCACCAGTGCGGAGGCCCCTGGAAAGGGGTGGGTACTGGGGAGGTCAATGGTGTGTGTTTGGGTCTGTTTGTCAGCCAGAGCCGGTTGGTTGAAATAAGAAAGCAAAGCTCACGAAGGCCATAAAGCCCATCCCTTTTCGGAAGCTACTTATTAGCAGAGTGCAAAGCCCCAGCCCCGAGTTCTCCCAAACCATTAGAGGAGCAGGGCAGCGAAGAGGCAGAAGCATCCGGACGGGCCCTTGACATCTGGGGTAGAAGGACCATGGACAAGCTTCCGGAGGTGCTAAAACTGTGCCCAAGTACTCCATTGTCCCGGGCTATGGCCTGGCCACCCTGCTGACAGCAGGCGGGGAGCGCCTCCTCTCCACCGTGGTGTTCCAGTGTCCCTGCAGCGCCACCTGGAACCTGCCCTACGGCCTGTCCTTCCTGCTGGGGCCGGCGCCGGAGCTCTTCCTCCTGACCTACGTGCTGAGCGCGCGCGCCTGGCCCTTGGTGACCCGCTGCTGCTGTGCCCAGGGCGCCTGCGCCGGCTGCGGCGCGGAGCGGCGCGGGGCCCCTGGGAGGACTCAGCTCCCCGGGGCCGCCTTGGTCGCGTCCACACCTGGGTGGCCGTGGCGCTGCTCGGGGGCGCCTTCTACGAGTGCGGCGCCAGCGGGAGCACCACTGTGGCACGTTTCCTGTGCGCTGGCCGCAACTCCAGCTTTGCGGCCCAGCTGCCGCTGGTGCCCTGCCGACTGAGCGAGGAGTCCGACGCGCAGGACCTCCTGAAGGAGCTCAGGGCCCAGTCGCAGGTCGGGCGCTGGCGCTCGCGCTGGGTGCGgttgggaggagagggcaggggcgGAGAGGTGCGGGCTTCTGAGGTGCGCACGGGGTGGGGTAGAAATCAGTGCCCTTTCTCTAGACAGGTGACACCAGAAGACAAAGTAGAATGGCTATTTGCATCTAGTCAGCAGACAGGCGAACATTTAAATAAAACgaatgaagaagagaagaggcagCCAATAGTGTCAGCCATCCACTCTGGGCCAGACAACGCTCTGGGCCGTCTAGGTCCGTTCTGCCTTATTCTCTTACGTCTTTATAGCGAACACACTGAGTCGAGGTCGTTGTGTGTCCAGCCGGAAGAAGGGTAGAAGAATCGTTACAATAAAATGGGTCTGCTTGGCTCTAAAGCCATCATCCCCACAATGCTTCTGGGCTTGTAAAGCTCAGGGGTTCTTGAAAATGAATGCTTGTTTCATTGGATTTGCCCAAATCCCACGTTTTGAGTTCTAGAGGAGTGACACTAGGCTCTTCCCTGGGCCCTTGACATGACTTGGCAAATGACTGACTTGTCAAGCAAGCAGCTGTGCTGAGGGGTGCGGGAGGGTATTGCCGCTTCTTTCTCTTAACagacaaagaccccaaattgttGCTTGTTCATCATCATAACTGTGGATAGTTCAAACTTTGagggttttaaaatttcttataagaAATGTGACTAAATTGCTATTTTGATGTGCTTTCCTATGGTGCTGGGCTGGATCCTGATAGGAGCTGTTATCATCGTCCTGCTGATTTTTGTACATGTCCAGGAATGTCGAGCTGCAGGTAGTTTCCTGCAGCTGAAACTTTGGAAAATCTATTTGGAAGAGGCGTGAAAGACCTTTAAAAAACAAGCCGAAAAGCTTGCAGCTGAATTggcagaagaaaatgttaaatgtctCTTTGGGCTCTCACCTCCAGAGAAATACAACATTCCAAGCATTAAAAACCGGCAGCAAATTTCATCGCTATATACTTTAAAACCAAATGAGGAAGAGGACATCCTGTTGCAGACATGTgttaaaacaaatgagaagaaGCATAGTAGCAACTCTTCTGAATGAGATGAAGTGGTTTCTGCTCTTGGCTGTGTAGATTTACCTTTATGGAGACCACTGCTGAGATATGACCTTATTAATGAATAAGAAGAAAAGTTCTTTTGAATTGctgcttcattaaaaaaaaaaaaacattgatatTATTTATGACTGCTTTTGGCTTTTTTGGTCCTCCAAATTGTGGAAACAGAATactaaatcaaataaaaatttagaactttacctctttattatattaattatacaaAAAAGGAAGCAAGGTTAAATGATTTACTCAAAAGGACAAACTGGAACTGAATCAGAAGATTTATATCCCAGGTCGAGGGTCCTTTCCACCGAATAATAATGCTGCTTTCAAATAAAAGACTTCAGTagcaaaaacagcaaaagaacaaTTGAACTTCAGACCTGTCTTTCAGGTTATCTGATGCTAATTTCAAATTCACTCTCTTGCAGACAACACACAGTTTAGAACTGTAAAATACTGGCAATTTATGGTTCTAATATGGTTTCTAAACGAAAATACGAAAACTCATCatgaaaaggaaagtaaatttttttaaacacaaaatttgaaaactagGAAAATTGTAGGCATAagtgttgttttcagtttgtaggatcagaaggaaaattttataGCTGTTTAttatagtaaatttaaaatatgcacaaaagTAGAGAGGATAGTATTGTGAACCCCCATATAGTTATTACACAGTGTCAACAGAGTGGAGAAGTCAGATAAAACCCATACGgtacaaataaatacagaaatacaagTTGGTGACCTGATTCAGATTAGGGGAGGTGGGGAGTTGGAGAAGTCTGTGAGAAACTAATATTGGTAGAGTAGAAAGGAGACCCTTTGAGGGACCGGCCtgatggctcagtggttaagttcacacgttccatttCGGAGGCTTAGGgttagctggttcggatcccgggtgcggacatggcactgcttgtcaagccatgctatgacaggtgtcccacatataaagtagaggaagatggcacggatgttaactcagggccagccttcctcagcaaaaagaga encodes:
- the CALHM6 gene encoding LOW QUALITY PROTEIN: calcium homeostasis modulator protein 6 (The sequence of the model RefSeq protein was modified relative to this genomic sequence to represent the inferred CDS: inserted 1 base in 1 codon) produces the protein MAATEENLAFSQFAQKDHGQASGGAKTVPKYSIVPGYGLATLLTAGGERLLSTVVFQCPCSATWNLPYGLSFLLGPAPELFLLTYVLSARAWPLVTRCCCAQGACAGCGAERRGAPGRTQLPGAALVASXTWVAVALLGGAFYECGASGSTTVARFLCAGRNSSFAAQLPLVPCRLSEESDAQDLLKELRAQSQIRLLAFCATGLKFLPRCCTCSRGPIWSLVPTSMSF